cgcttaactgaaagttcactaaattGAATATTCACTAGAGCATGGAACAGCACAGGGCAAAACAGACATCGAGTCAAAAATCTGAAATGCAATTTATGCAGTTATGTGCATCAATACATACGAAGTGCGTAACAATTACGTTGCTGCCTATCTCATTTTGAGCAAAGAAAtataattttcatttgcactgatGCGGTTAAAGTGCAAGAAGTAACAAATCTATGCAGAGAGTCTACACTGTAAAAgtttttacacccttaagggtgttttcttgccgcactggtaacacccttacccTCCGGGCCTTACAAAAACTTGTAGcggacgacaacggagctctaactagacgtgcgatggcAACAGATGTAGTTGAAGACTATGTAattattctgacagccttgggcgcacagaaatattcaGCAGGAGAATTTCACAGGGTGAGATATGAAACTCTCATGTCGGGTATTTCTGTGAAGCACGCGAAATTTCAGAAGCTTTCCATATCAGAAGGTGCGCTGAAAGATGCATCAGTCAACCATCggttgctatcactgacaaaGAATTTGTATTCTTGAATACTGATTGAACATTTGCAATCTGTTTTAGTGAATATTGATGACTCGTTTTGCACATGCTCAGTGCAGATGGCTGGCGCTTTTATGTTATGTCTctttccaaaaaaaaataaacagttgtgagtaaggGATCGCGTGTCCACCTTGTCTGCGTCCTTGCCTATTATGCACCCTACAAGTTTCACCATGAAATATTCGCCATTCTGAAATACGTTTAACTGAAAGAGTTTTGCGTAAAATGCACAGGAAAACCGCAGGGCTTTGTTCTAAATGTTCGTCATTCTGAAATATTCGCTAAACCGACGCTCGTACAACTGCGGCCGTTAAATACTCGTCGATGCATTGGTGTTATCGTAGTTTCAGAAATGTAGCGACAACTCGAGGTCGTCGCCGGCCCACGCATATTGACGTTTCCTCGTGCATTGCACACCCGCCgcggtcgctcagtggctatggtgttaggctgctgagcacgaggtcgcgggatcgaatcccggccacggcggccgcatttcgatggggggcgaaatgcgaaaacacccgtgtacttagatttaggtgcacgttaaagaaccccaggtggtcgaaatttccggagtcctccactacggcgtgcctcataatcagaaagtggttttggcacgtaaaaccccataattttttttcgtgcattgcATATCCCGAAGGTTGTACAAATGTGTACAGACGCGATCGTGTTCGTCTATGGCTCCGCAGAACTCGGCCGCTTTCGCCAGCAATTCGGCTTTGGCTTTGGCTTTGGCTTTCCGACGCTGCAGAGCTTTCGAGAGTGACCAGGCAAAACTCCGACACCTGCAGTGAACTCATTAATTTTGCTAACTCTTCATAAGTTAGGCTTTAGCTGATTTCGTttttcttatcatcatcatcaccatcttaTTTTCGCGCTTTCTTTAATCCAGGAGCTATGCGCTTGTtgtgatgcatatatatagtAGGTGCTAATTAACACATTACTCTTGCCTTGTGTTCCCTGCGCTGTGTTTCACCGTTTGATTGTATGCGTGACGTCCGCACATTTCTTtccttccccccttttttttttctttcgctttgtggCTTACTGCTGTATTGCGCTCAGTGTAGATTGTGCGTTACTTGCGTATTTATTTTTCATACGTATTATTGCCACTATAccagtttttttctttaaatattactCGCACGACATTTGCTGTACATCGTGCTTACGTAACGCGCCTCTAGATGCCTGTAAGGTGTTTTAATATGAACGAATGTAACTAAATCAACAACTTACGCAAACGGCTTCGAAAATAAAAGTAATAgcgagttttagtttaggggacgcaagcggtttgcgcacgcaagaactagggccgccggtactgcgcatgcgcagacgtaggggcctgagcatgcgcagtaccgtcgccgctagttcttgcgtacgcaagccgcttgcatccctgaaactaaagctctctaatgatgACTAACTAAATCGCAGATGCTGCGAGCTCCTCTACAACTTACGCAAACGgcttcgaaaacaaaatttgtGATGACCAACTGATTCGCAGATGTTGCGAGCTCCAGTGTTCCTGGCGGTGTTGTCCGCGGCCCTAATGGCCGCCGGCGGCACGCCTAACCTCTTCGGCGGCATACGTACGCCCTTCGGCATCGTGGGAACCCCGGCCGATTGCAAGTTGGCCGCCACGGCCAGGATGGACTCGTGCTTCGCGAAAGACCGAACCATCCCGGTCCCCGTTGACCTGAAGGTGCGTACATGACACAGTCGGTCCGCGGGCCAGTCGGCCTCATTGTGTCTTTAGCGGTTGTAGAGGCGCTACGTTACAGTGGCTGTATAGCGACAATCCATGTTGCAACTGCAAACGATCGCCCTCCGTAGATTCCTTGTTGTGTGCCGTACACTTtgtgctttcacttgcatctCTGTGCGGAGTGAAAGCAACCACCCGGTTatgatttacgctcgagccgcccatcgccgcactgcacgcttgcggtcgcgcgaaaaattgcacgtatccagcacttgtgcataaattaccatttacactgtgtgcacagtgtataccttacacattgtaaaccgaaatttgtgcacaagtgtttgatacgtgcaatctttcgcgcgaccgcacgcgtgcggtgaggcttgcggcgatgggcggctcgagcgtaaatcggcccttaggcAACGCACTATCGCATGCGGCAGTCTTCGTCGTCACCCTACTTCCCCAGTCATATGCACATGCATGCACATTTTCGAATTGCAAAGCACCGCCTCTTTCTATGCCGTCTTCCCCTCTCCTGATGCGCATACTGTAACACTAGTAGACAACCGGCTGTCTGTCTGCCCTACGCATCACTGGTCCGGCCAGCTCCGTTGCTTCATGTATCGACTGTATGCCCTCGTATGCTGTCTTACACTCCACTTCTCTCGTGCGCGGAAACAGTTGGTACCATTTCGCTCACGCGTTTGATTTGCGTTCATTACGCATTCATCGGTGGCCGTCCCTATGTGCTGTGTACTCTGCGCTGCAGGTTGCTGACGGTCCAGACGCAGCCGCAGAGCAAGGCGTGGCCGAGGGAGCAGCCGTCGAGTCGTTCTGCCCGCTACCGCCGGCGGTCGAACACCACGGCGACGATGTCGTTGTTACCGGTAGCCCGCTCCCGCAGCTGACCGAGAGCGAAGAAGGATGCCACGCCGGGGCTACGCCGTCCACCCGTTCGCTTGATAGTCGTATGTGTGAAGAACATGGGGGGACCGTTTATCGTTGTAGCTTCGACGACGATGAGGAGGGGATCGACACGTCGAGGTGCGCTATACGCAGAGTTAACTGCCCCGACGTTAGCCCGTACGGCGTCATGAACCCCAGTAGCACCGAGTCTCACGACGTGCTGCACATAGCGGGGCAATTTGCCGAGTTATTCTGCATGGCGGCCGCGCGACCAACCGTGTCCGGCCCGGACAGCGCTAACACGGCCGAGTACTTGAGGTAAGTGATCTATTCTAGTACCGCGTAAATAGAACGCCGCCGATTCCCGCCGCCGGAAGTGACGCATGGCCTACGAGAAGCCGCAGCTCGGTGCCCGCGGCTGCCCGAGGCGCGCTGAAACATCTCGGATGTGACTTGCCGGAACTTACGTCATAGCCGCTAACCAGCAGGTGCGCGCTTTGTCTGCTTATAGGTGCTGTTTAGACGCTGCTAACAAGAAAATCAAACAATTGCCTGCCCTGCGGCTTCGCCAATATTGGCCCAGTGGTATCCCTTAGTCATTTATGACCAATTTGGCCAAAGTGATATATATCGTTGCTGTTGAGCGTGCACTTTGGACTCTATTTTTTTTCGATGATTATTTACCGGTAATAGGTTGATTACTGGAAGGTAAACTgaaggccattttttttttatttcgtgctcCTAACGTTAGCGCCGGTACGCCAGTGTGACGTCGTGGAGTTCTTTCTCGTATTCGCCATGATATTCTTGTATTTCTCGCCGCTGTAGCGTAGTAGACGTTCACTAAactttatatatttattccttgGCTCGAACCATTAAAATGCAGCCCGCATTTACTTGTTGCGCCTTTTATGACTCATCGTGCCTTCTCACGGTATACAGTATCGCTGCAATTTACTGAAACAGCTCAACGTACTTACCACGCCCGGTTTATACCAGCACGCTTCGCAGTGAAGCGTGCACACTGTGTTTACATAGTATGCGCGtacgtcattcaaggatactccgcgacttccggtttacggcggcgCCATGTTTGGGAACCTATAGGCTGTTGAtaaggttccccaagatggcggaaggtagcggaagcagacgacagcagcggatgtgacgtcacgtgcatactatgtatggGAACGTCAAAATAAACGGGCTGGAGGGTGGTGTGCCCGTCACGTTAACTGTACTGTCTCGGTGATTTCATCTTGTATCGACTCGTTACGCTATTTGTCGGGCATGCCCCTCGTGATCACCGTTTTCTCGTCTGTGCAGCTGGTACGTGCCTAAGTTCTCCGACCGGGCTTTCGCCTTCTACAGGAATGCGTCCGCTGCCGAAGGATCGAACGCAGACTGCGAGGCCCTGTTCGTCAGCTACGCGATAAATGTGGAGCCGTCAGAGATCTTCTCGTCGAGCACGTCTCGTCCATAATCACGTGCTCCAATGTTCAGTCGCAAAGTGCATACTTTCACTGAAATTGAGGTCGTCGATTGCTTAAATGGACGTACGCGACCAACTGTTCAAATAAAAGCCTTCTTGTATGTCCACGTGATTGTGAAATCAATAGATGGCGCTGCGTTAGCTGCACGCGGGTAGGGCATCGCGATGCCAAACAGGTTTGACATCAAGGCATCCTGCAGATATGCATGGGAGCTGACTCTATGTaaaagggtgtttttttttttttgaagagcacAAATGTATACTTAACTGAGCTTGATCACTCGGAGAGATGGACATATATCGCTCgcagagaaaaataaaatgaaaatggcACATTTCTGGGAACGCATTCGTGCTCGGAATTGGTTCCAATATGAGTCGTAAAGCAATCAGTTTATAACATAATTAGCGAAGTTATAAGTCAGTTATGATGGAATTTTGATTTTCAGTGCAAGCAGTCATCTCTTCGTGTAATCCTGCTCAAGGACTGGCCAGGGTCACGCATGGAACATTAAACATTAACGATAAAGTCTATACCGGCTGTCGTTGCTCAAGCATGAGTTGTTCGAGCAAGCACGCTCACTCACCCTCGTGAACACACCATTGATGTCGATGGGGCGCAGCCCTGCACACACCCTTTATACAGGGTGTGTGTACGGCTGCCCATTCCTCTCCGCGATTGGAGACACGCGCAcacagaatggaaaaaaaaaaagaaaatgaaccacACGTCTCGCCACACCCCGCAAGCCCACCAGCTATTTGAATCGGCAGGGACAAACTCTCTGCAAGAAGTCACCCTACAAGTCAACCATGGGTGACTGCGACTTGGTCGCTCTGTTGTACACACGTAAATAGTACCCTTCTTTACTCTCTTATCACATCTTCTCTCTCTGTCATTTACTCCCTTATACTCCCGATGGCTCATACAATGGCATGCGCCATTGATGAATACAGTTTCCGACACGCTGTTTcctatgttgtatgcgtgattagaaagaatgcgAACGCGgttcgcttccctttgctgagtgcttgtagcctctgccttacggggctatgatcCATTGTATTTCTCGCTTGCTTAGGAGGGTACGAGTGCTTACAGGGGAATTAATGGACATGGGTATGAGGGTAAGGAACAttaaccatatacagcttcgctgtaaaacaaaaaaaaaaatagcttacAGCTATACTTGCAATTCTCGGCTTTCGCCGCATACGATTCTAAGAGAGGCAACGACGTCGAGAAAACGACAGGACAGTTTTCAAGCGTTTTCACTATCCGCTTTCAGCTTCGTCTTGAAAGCTGCAGGCCCATACATTTTAAACTTGGCGCAATACAGGACGCCCTCTGTGTTTTGCTGTCGGTCTGGCGTCTGGGACTCCGCGAATCACGTGCAACCGTCAACGCTGGTGGCAAGGCCTTTGCACTAACCAGCCACTGACAGATTGCTACAGATATCTTCGCCCTCTGCCAGTTGTGAACGAAACTGGTGTTTGTCTGCAAATGTTCATAAAGGGCTTCGCAACGGCTCAAAAATAAACGTGTTCAAAACTTCGTGTATACGTGCGTATACAATCAAATTTGAACGTGGAAGCGCAGCCGCGATCGATTCCAATGCCAGTGCGTCCAGCGAGAGAGACGAGGGCAGTGACCTTTTTCTCAGCTATCATTTTAGCAATCTTTCGTAGAAGAGGACAAGACGTTCATGCCATTTTCTTTGTATTCTCCGAGCAATTGTCGCATATATTTAGGGATAACTTGCTGCAATATTGCTGCAATAATAAATATAAGCTACTTTTACTGGAATTTCAATTTTTCGCAAGGCTTTCTAAAAGAAAATAGGAAAGGAGACGCCTTTATTcacgctcaagatttcactacaTTTTGCGTCCCTATACTTCTGACTCGACGTATACTCTTGTCGAGTTCATGTGAACGAAGCTGTAGTCTTCACGTGACGTCGCAGACTCAGCTTCAGCGCACTGCAGTGGGCAAACATGGCGGCTACGGTGACGTAATTGAGCCCTATTATCAGGCACATgttgttttgctttatttttcagtGACTATTCTTTAACCGGATTATCGCCGTTATCGCGTTGCCGCTCGGCGCAAGGCGCCCCTGTCGTGCTGTCCCGTTTCTTGCTTACGCCTCTTTTCGCCCATACTTTAGTagcccaagatggcggccacgatgacgtcaatgCAAACTTCATGCATCACGTGGTAAAGGGGCTTTACCACACAGCGCCCCACAGTTGTCCCCTGCTATACTGTATGTTGAGACACCCGTATACAATTAACAGTTTATCGGTTTCCTTAGCAAACAGAAGGATGTATTCCCGCAACTTCCTCGATTATATTTTTTTACACGATCATAATTATCTCACGCTGTCTACGAACTTCGTCACTATATATGCAAGAAATTAAGGTCTACAAATCGC
The sequence above is drawn from the Dermacentor andersoni chromosome 7, qqDerAnde1_hic_scaffold, whole genome shotgun sequence genome and encodes:
- the LOC129385313 gene encoding uncharacterized protein isoform X2, which translates into the protein MLRAPVFLAVLSAALMAAGGTPNLFGGIRTPFGIVGTPADCKLAATARMDSCFAKDRTIPVPVDLKVADGPDAAAEQGVAEGAAVESFCPLPPAVEHHGDDVVVTGSPLPQLTESEEGCHAGATPSTRSLDSRMCEEHGGTVYRCSFDDDEEGIDTSRCAIRRVNCPDVSPYGVMNPSSTESHDVLHIAGQFAELFCMAAARPTVSGPDSANTAEYLRNASAAEGSNADCEALFVSYAINVEPSEIFSSSTSRP
- the LOC129385313 gene encoding uncharacterized protein isoform X1, which gives rise to MLRAPVFLAVLSAALMAAGGTPNLFGGIRTPFGIVGTPADCKLAATARMDSCFAKDRTIPVPVDLKVADGPDAAAEQGVAEGAAVESFCPLPPAVEHHGDDVVVTGSPLPQLTESEEGCHAGATPSTRSLDSRMCEEHGGTVYRCSFDDDEEGIDTSRCAIRRVNCPDVSPYGVMNPSSTESHDVLHIAGQFAELFCMAAARPTVSGPDSANTAEYLSWYVPKFSDRAFAFYRNASAAEGSNADCEALFVSYAINVEPSEIFSSSTSRP